The following are from one region of the Sandaracinus amylolyticus genome:
- a CDS encoding 4Fe-4S binding protein, with product MERTTRRGLFSMARRLAGGAESDCHADSDAPESTPVDSDVPPWARRAAARSAPHPASVARVLPFACLGGSPSFCSACVEHCPIEGALQLTERAPRVDPDRCDGCGACERVCPAPQRAIVVLPRLPANGARS from the coding sequence ATGGAGCGCACCACGCGACGTGGTCTGTTCTCGATGGCGCGCCGGCTCGCCGGAGGCGCGGAGTCGGACTGCCACGCTGACTCCGATGCTCCGGAATCGACGCCCGTCGACTCCGACGTTCCGCCGTGGGCGCGACGCGCCGCGGCGCGCTCGGCGCCGCATCCCGCGTCGGTCGCGCGGGTCCTGCCGTTCGCGTGCCTCGGCGGCTCTCCTTCGTTCTGCAGCGCGTGCGTCGAGCACTGCCCGATCGAGGGCGCGCTCCAGCTCACCGAGCGCGCGCCGCGCGTCGATCCCGATCGCTGCGACGGATGCGGCGCGTGCGAGCGAGTCTGCCCCGCACCCCAGCGCGCGATCGTCGTCCTTCCCCGACTTCCTGCGAACGGAGCCCGATCATGA